A single Streptomyces sp. Edi2 DNA region contains:
- a CDS encoding alkaline phosphatase PhoX, which translates to MSATRRQILARTGALGAGIAFSGNLTELFTGTATAQSMGRRGYGPLVPDPNGLLDLPRGFRYQVLSREGDPLRSGEGKVPSNCDGMAAFAGSPGSHGSPGHRGGTVLVRNHENRTGSRQAVPRVRELTYDPGGEGGCTALELGRDNSVRSERVAIAGTSTNCAGGPTPWHTWLTCEETELRAGEENYTKDHGFIFEVDPYDPRRTGAVPLTAMGRFQHEAIAVDPGTGTVYETEDAFDKPFGLFYRFLPEKPMGGRGSLRAGGRLQALRVPGVPDLSTVQQPGTTFDHVTWVDVPDPLARQTPVRFQDFGPGGITHAQKLEGCYWGGSCVYFVSSFAHRDAGSAADHYGQVWKYDPKKRRLTQVVVFGPDSDLQLPGESPDNICLAPSGGLMVCEDGEGAQHVFGLTRRGEVYAMARGRQNIGTPQKPEWGEFAGVTFSPGHRTMYVNCYTPGTTFAVTGPWQH; encoded by the coding sequence ATGTCCGCGACACGACGTCAGATCCTGGCGAGAACCGGCGCGCTGGGGGCCGGAATCGCCTTCTCCGGAAACCTCACGGAGCTCTTCACGGGGACCGCGACAGCACAGAGCATGGGACGGCGCGGCTACGGCCCGCTGGTCCCCGACCCGAACGGCCTGCTCGATCTCCCCCGGGGCTTCCGCTACCAGGTGCTGTCCCGGGAAGGCGACCCGCTGCGCTCGGGGGAGGGCAAGGTCCCCAGCAACTGCGACGGTATGGCTGCCTTCGCGGGCTCTCCGGGCTCGCACGGTTCTCCCGGGCACCGCGGCGGCACCGTCCTCGTCCGCAACCACGAGAACCGTACGGGCTCCCGCCAGGCCGTCCCCAGGGTCCGCGAGCTGACGTACGACCCCGGTGGCGAGGGCGGCTGTACGGCCCTGGAACTCGGCCGGGACAACTCCGTCCGCTCGGAACGGGTCGCCATCGCCGGTACGTCCACCAACTGCGCCGGCGGCCCCACTCCTTGGCACACCTGGCTGACCTGCGAGGAGACCGAGCTCCGGGCCGGTGAGGAGAACTACACCAAGGACCACGGCTTCATCTTCGAGGTCGATCCGTACGACCCGCGGCGCACCGGCGCGGTCCCGCTGACCGCCATGGGCCGCTTCCAGCACGAGGCGATCGCCGTCGACCCCGGCACCGGCACCGTCTACGAGACCGAGGACGCCTTCGACAAGCCGTTCGGCCTGTTCTACCGCTTTCTGCCCGAGAAGCCGATGGGGGGCCGCGGTTCGCTCCGGGCCGGTGGCCGGCTCCAGGCGCTGCGGGTCCCCGGTGTGCCCGACCTCTCCACCGTCCAGCAACCGGGCACCACCTTCGACCACGTCACCTGGGTGGATGTGCCGGACCCGCTCGCCCGTCAGACCCCGGTCCGTTTCCAGGACTTCGGCCCCGGCGGCATCACCCACGCCCAGAAGCTGGAGGGGTGCTACTGGGGCGGCTCCTGCGTCTACTTCGTCTCCAGCTTTGCGCACCGGGACGCCGGCTCGGCTGCCGACCACTACGGCCAGGTGTGGAAGTACGACCCCAAGAAGCGGCGGCTGACCCAGGTCGTCGTCTTCGGCCCGGACAGCGACCTCCAGTTGCCCGGCGAGTCCCCCGACAACATCTGTCTCGCGCCCAGCGGCGGCCTGATGGTCTGCGAGGACGGCGAGGGCGCCCAGCACGTCTTCGGCCTCACCCGGCGCGGCGAGGTCTATGCGATGGCGCGCGGCCGGCAGAACATCGGCACCCCGCAGAAGCCGGAGTGGGGTGAGTTCGCGGGGGTGACCTTCTCGCCCGGCCACCGGACGATGTACGTCAATTGCTATACGCCGGGGACCACGTTCGCGGTGACCGGGCCCTGGCAGCACTGA
- a CDS encoding ABC transporter, which produces MIALLRYQAALLIRSHRWLPPVILYAAWLAIGVQSGGPLLDGLGWAAGGLLPVAVWLTRACVTNEPPAARNCTVAAAGPGRAHLAGVLTAVCTAVLLALAGTAAVVLVSDPHSARHRIPVPVLPAAAAGLLAAMACVLAGTAIGALSNRPVLRSTGWSIPVGMLAALLLLVLDASPANAAVSGLVTGSLDGTITTPWLPLAATALIAAAATAVACALNSRRS; this is translated from the coding sequence GTGATCGCTCTTCTCCGCTATCAGGCGGCGCTGCTCATCCGCTCGCACCGCTGGCTGCCGCCGGTGATCCTCTACGCCGCCTGGCTGGCCATCGGCGTCCAGAGCGGTGGCCCCCTCCTCGACGGGTTGGGCTGGGCCGCCGGCGGTCTGCTGCCGGTCGCTGTATGGCTGACCCGGGCCTGTGTCACCAACGAGCCGCCGGCTGCCCGTAATTGCACCGTCGCGGCCGCCGGGCCCGGCCGGGCCCACCTCGCCGGAGTGCTGACCGCGGTCTGTACCGCGGTACTGCTCGCCCTCGCCGGTACGGCAGCGGTCGTCTTGGTGTCCGACCCGCACTCGGCCCGCCACCGGATCCCCGTACCGGTCCTGCCCGCGGCGGCCGCCGGGCTGCTCGCCGCGATGGCATGCGTGTTGGCGGGCACCGCGATCGGCGCGCTGAGCAACCGGCCGGTGCTGCGCAGCACCGGCTGGAGCATCCCGGTGGGAATGCTCGCGGCCTTGCTGCTGCTCGTGCTGGACGCCTCGCCCGCCAACGCCGCCGTCTCGGGCCTGGTCACCGGCTCTCTCGACGGCACGATCACCACCCCGTGGCTGCCGCTCGCCGCCACCGCGCTGATCGCGGCCGCCGCCACTGCCGTCGCCTGCGCCCTCAACTCCCGCCGGAGCTGA
- a CDS encoding indole-3-glycerol phosphate synthase has protein sequence MFTSVLMIEKPLTPADVEFVTTLHGDDRISFVVLMQPRGKQDVLLRAIDDVALGEFDDAVREGEEPGGARAEAPAELALAHTLQALRDTGAQAVGQVVEDHPLDLLRSVVGETGADEVIVLTTPHFVEEFFHRDWASRARHKVGVPVLKLFSHAADDQPQGTAGG, from the coding sequence GTGTTCACGAGCGTATTGATGATCGAGAAGCCACTGACGCCCGCCGATGTGGAGTTTGTGACCACCCTGCACGGCGATGACCGGATCTCGTTCGTCGTGCTCATGCAGCCTCGCGGCAAGCAGGATGTTCTGCTAAGGGCCATCGACGACGTGGCCCTCGGTGAGTTCGACGACGCCGTACGGGAGGGCGAGGAACCGGGCGGCGCCCGGGCGGAGGCCCCCGCCGAGCTCGCCCTGGCCCACACGCTGCAGGCACTGCGCGACACCGGCGCCCAGGCCGTCGGGCAGGTGGTCGAGGACCATCCGCTGGACCTGCTGCGGTCCGTCGTCGGCGAGACCGGCGCGGACGAGGTGATCGTGCTGACCACCCCGCACTTCGTGGAGGAGTTCTTCCACCGCGACTGGGCCTCCCGCGCCCGCCACAAGGTCGGTGTCCCGGTCCTCAAGCTGTTCTCCCATGCGGCGGACGACCAGCCCCAGGGGACCGCCGGGGGCTGA
- a CDS encoding response regulator transcription factor, with amino-acid sequence MTATDTPVRLLLADDHPVVRAGLRAVLETEDDFEIVADVPTAEQAVGLAARLAVDVVLMDLQFGGRMLGSQATAEITARPGAPRVLVLTTYDTDADILAAIEAGATGYLLKDAPPEELAAAVRTAAAGKSALAPTVALRLMDRMRTPATALSRRETEVLQLVADGLPNAAISKQLFLSQATVKSYLVHIYAKLGVDSRTSAVAAATARGLIRR; translated from the coding sequence GTGACCGCGACGGACACCCCCGTCCGGCTGCTGCTCGCCGACGACCACCCCGTCGTACGCGCCGGGCTGCGTGCCGTCCTGGAGACCGAGGACGACTTCGAGATCGTCGCCGACGTCCCGACCGCCGAGCAGGCCGTCGGCCTCGCCGCGCGGCTCGCCGTCGACGTCGTCCTCATGGACCTCCAGTTCGGCGGCCGGATGCTCGGCTCCCAGGCCACCGCGGAGATCACCGCCCGCCCCGGTGCCCCGCGGGTCCTCGTGCTGACCACGTACGACACCGACGCCGACATCCTCGCCGCCATCGAGGCCGGCGCCACCGGTTACCTCCTCAAGGACGCCCCTCCGGAGGAACTGGCGGCCGCGGTCCGCACCGCCGCCGCCGGGAAGTCCGCACTCGCCCCCACGGTCGCGCTGCGCCTCATGGACCGGATGCGCACCCCCGCCACCGCGCTCTCCCGCCGGGAGACCGAGGTCCTCCAGCTCGTCGCCGACGGTCTGCCGAACGCGGCGATCAGCAAACAGCTCTTCCTCAGCCAGGCGACCGTCAAGTCCTACCTCGTCCACATCTACGCCAAGCTGGGCGTGGACTCCCGCACCTCCGCGGTCGCCGCCGCCACCGCCCGGGGCCTGATCCGCCGCTGA
- a CDS encoding sensor histidine kinase, which yields MRVLRSCLHLLVAALLALACVRAVAEHAPAAPAVTAAAAALFAVYVTGPRLPRLRSSTGAAALWLSVVALLWLVLLALTPDGVWLAFPLFFVQLHLLPLRGGLAAVTATTAAAIAGFGLHTHTLSLGTVLGPALGAAVAVAVVLGYEALYRESEQRRRLIEELTAARSELAAAEHAAGVLAERERLAREIHDTLAQGLSSIQLLLRAAERALPRQPGTALGHVRQARTTAAGNLAEARRFVRALSPPDLEAGSLSAALERLCATTARTSPLAVHCQVSGTPTALPTTHEVALLRIAQSALANTVRHAGAGRAELTLSYMDTEVALDVVDDGAGFVPAEVPAPGSAAAGGSGFGLAAMRARARALQGTLVVESAPGEGTAVAVTLPCPAAPPDAALEAAP from the coding sequence CTGAGGGTCCTGCGCAGCTGTCTGCACCTGCTGGTGGCCGCGCTGCTCGCGCTGGCCTGCGTGCGCGCGGTCGCCGAGCACGCCCCCGCCGCCCCTGCCGTGACCGCCGCCGCGGCCGCTCTGTTCGCGGTGTACGTGACCGGCCCCCGGCTGCCCCGCCTCCGCAGCTCCACCGGCGCCGCCGCCCTCTGGCTGAGCGTGGTGGCACTGCTGTGGCTGGTGCTGCTCGCTCTCACCCCGGACGGCGTCTGGCTGGCCTTCCCGCTGTTCTTCGTCCAGCTGCATCTGCTCCCGCTGCGAGGGGGACTGGCCGCCGTCACGGCCACCACCGCCGCCGCCATCGCCGGATTCGGGCTGCACACCCACACCCTGAGTCTCGGCACGGTGCTCGGTCCCGCCCTGGGCGCCGCCGTGGCCGTCGCCGTCGTCCTCGGTTACGAGGCCCTCTACCGGGAGAGCGAACAGCGCCGCCGCCTCATCGAGGAGCTCACCGCGGCGCGCAGCGAACTGGCCGCCGCGGAACACGCCGCCGGGGTGCTCGCCGAACGCGAGCGGCTGGCCCGCGAGATCCACGACACCCTCGCCCAGGGCCTGTCCAGCATCCAGCTGCTGCTGCGGGCCGCCGAGCGCGCCCTGCCGCGGCAGCCAGGCACCGCCCTGGGCCATGTCCGGCAGGCCCGCACCACCGCCGCCGGCAACCTCGCCGAGGCGCGCCGCTTCGTCCGTGCGCTGAGCCCGCCCGACCTGGAGGCCGGATCCCTGTCCGCCGCCCTGGAGCGGCTGTGCGCCACCACGGCCCGTACCTCCCCGCTCGCCGTGCACTGCCAGGTCTCCGGCACGCCCACCGCGCTCCCCACCACGCACGAGGTCGCCCTGCTGCGCATCGCCCAGTCCGCGCTCGCCAACACCGTGCGGCACGCCGGTGCCGGACGGGCCGAGCTGACCCTCAGCTACATGGACACCGAGGTCGCGCTGGACGTCGTCGACGACGGCGCGGGATTCGTCCCCGCCGAGGTGCCCGCCCCGGGCTCCGCGGCGGCGGGCGGCAGCGGCTTCGGTCTTGCCGCGATGCGCGCCCGGGCCCGCGCCCTCCAGGGCACCCTCGTCGTGGAGTCCGCCCCCGGCGAGGGCACCGCGGTCGCCGTCACCCTGCCCTGTCCCGCCGCCCCGCCCGACGCCGCCCTGGAGGCCGCCCCGTGA
- the murC gene encoding UDP-N-acetylmuramate--L-alanine ligase — protein MAPAIPASMDRPHFIGIGGAGMSGIAKILAQRGAQVAGSDAKDSATAQALRSLGATVHIGHAAGHLAADATSVVVSSAIRPDNPELAAAHERGIPVVHRSDALASLMDGLRPIAVAGTHGKTTTTSMLAVSLGALGLKPSYAIGGDLDAPGSNAEHGSGEIFVAEADESDRSFHKYAPEVAIILNVELDHHANYASMEEIYESFETFVGRIRPGGTLVIAADHPGARELSERISGRYDIEVVTYGESADADVRILKVNPRGMTSDVTVTLTSGKILTFTVSVPGRHYAHNAVAALAAGVALGLAPHNLASALGKYTGVKRRLQLKGEAAGVQVIDSYAHHPTEMTADLEAIRGAADGSRVLVVFQPHLFSRTQELGTEMGQALALADASVVLDIYPAREDPIPGITSALIIDAARTAGADVTPESDQAAVPEVIAGMAKPGDLVLTMGAGDVTDLGPAILSRLGS, from the coding sequence ATGGCACCCGCCATCCCAGCCTCGATGGACCGGCCGCACTTCATCGGCATCGGCGGAGCCGGCATGTCGGGCATCGCCAAGATCCTCGCGCAGCGCGGCGCCCAGGTGGCCGGCAGCGACGCGAAGGACTCCGCGACCGCCCAGGCCCTGCGCTCCCTCGGCGCCACGGTCCACATCGGCCACGCCGCCGGGCACCTGGCCGCGGACGCCACCAGCGTCGTCGTCTCCTCCGCGATCCGCCCGGACAACCCCGAGCTGGCCGCCGCTCACGAGCGCGGCATCCCGGTGGTCCACCGCTCCGACGCGCTCGCCTCCCTCATGGACGGTCTGCGCCCCATCGCCGTCGCCGGCACCCACGGCAAGACGACCACGACCTCCATGCTCGCCGTCTCCCTCGGCGCCCTCGGCCTCAAGCCGTCCTACGCCATCGGCGGCGACCTCGATGCCCCGGGCTCCAACGCCGAGCACGGCTCCGGCGAGATCTTCGTCGCCGAGGCCGACGAGAGCGACCGCAGCTTCCACAAGTACGCCCCCGAGGTCGCGATCATCCTCAACGTGGAGCTCGACCACCACGCCAATTACGCCTCGATGGAAGAGATCTACGAGTCCTTCGAGACCTTCGTCGGCCGCATCCGCCCCGGCGGCACCCTGGTCATCGCCGCCGACCACCCCGGCGCTCGCGAGCTGAGCGAGCGGATCTCCGGCCGCTACGACATCGAGGTCGTCACCTACGGCGAGTCCGCGGACGCCGACGTCCGCATCCTCAAGGTCAACCCCCGCGGAATGACCAGCGATGTCACCGTCACCCTCACCAGCGGCAAGATCCTCACCTTCACGGTCTCCGTCCCGGGCCGCCACTACGCCCACAACGCCGTCGCCGCCCTGGCCGCCGGCGTCGCCCTGGGCCTTGCGCCGCACAACCTCGCCTCCGCGCTCGGCAAGTACACCGGCGTCAAGCGCCGCCTCCAGCTCAAGGGCGAGGCGGCCGGCGTCCAGGTCATCGACTCCTACGCCCACCACCCCACGGAGATGACCGCCGACCTGGAGGCCATCCGCGGCGCCGCCGACGGCTCCCGGGTGCTGGTCGTCTTCCAGCCGCACCTCTTCTCCCGCACCCAGGAGCTGGGCACCGAGATGGGCCAGGCGCTCGCCCTCGCCGATGCCTCCGTCGTCCTGGACATCTACCCGGCCCGCGAGGACCCGATCCCGGGCATCACCAGCGCCCTGATCATCGATGCCGCGCGCACCGCAGGCGCCGACGTCACCCCCGAGAGCGACCAGGCCGCCGTCCCGGAGGTCATCGCAGGAATGGCGAAGCCCGGTGACCTTGTTCTCACCATGGGCGCGGGCGATGTGACCGACCTCGGCCCCGCCATCCTGTCCCGCCTGGGCAGCTGA
- a CDS encoding ABC transporter ATP-binding protein, with product MRLDGVGRRYGVRGPWVLRDVQLEVPPGALLRIEGTNGSGKSTLLRLLAGIDRPSAGRITGRPRSAFVPERFPATLPFTAIDYLTHLGRIHGLRGPEAGRRGTEWLARFGAAAHARTPLAELSKGTSQKVAVAQALLAEPELLVLDEAWTGLDQGARDVLDRAVAERVADGGTVVFVDHDPQRLAGAADARYRVADGRLLPHEESGPAGDEAPVSGPGVVIEAEGAPGAPLPGGPEQTPVAGAPRLPGGTRVVPRPDGTTRLTVPAVHSDALLRILLTARPPWHIRSVTGAAAGPGDGPGDDAQASAPASSHSPAPAPPSASAPAHTSASAPDEAPLP from the coding sequence ATGAGGCTGGACGGGGTAGGGCGGCGCTACGGGGTGCGGGGCCCCTGGGTGCTGCGGGACGTGCAACTGGAGGTGCCCCCGGGTGCGCTGCTGCGCATCGAGGGGACCAACGGCAGCGGGAAATCCACCTTGCTGCGGCTGCTGGCCGGGATCGACCGGCCCAGCGCCGGACGTATCACCGGCCGCCCGCGCAGCGCCTTTGTGCCCGAACGGTTCCCGGCCACGCTGCCCTTCACCGCCATCGACTACCTCACCCACCTCGGCCGTATCCACGGTCTGCGCGGCCCCGAAGCCGGGCGCCGTGGCACCGAATGGCTCGCCCGGTTCGGGGCGGCCGCGCACGCCCGCACCCCGCTGGCCGAGCTGTCCAAGGGGACGAGCCAGAAGGTCGCGGTCGCCCAGGCGCTGCTCGCCGAACCCGAACTCCTGGTTCTGGACGAGGCCTGGACCGGCCTGGACCAGGGCGCCCGGGACGTGCTCGACCGTGCGGTCGCCGAACGGGTCGCGGACGGCGGCACCGTCGTCTTCGTCGACCATGACCCGCAGCGGCTGGCGGGCGCGGCCGACGCCCGCTACCGCGTCGCGGACGGGCGGCTGCTGCCCCACGAGGAGAGCGGCCCGGCGGGGGACGAGGCGCCCGTGTCCGGCCCCGGAGTGGTCATCGAGGCCGAGGGCGCACCGGGAGCGCCGCTGCCCGGCGGGCCGGAGCAGACGCCCGTCGCCGGAGCACCACGGCTGCCCGGCGGCACGCGGGTCGTTCCCCGGCCGGACGGCACGACGCGGCTGACGGTCCCCGCCGTCCACTCCGACGCCTTGCTGCGCATCCTGCTCACCGCACGGCCGCCGTGGCACATCCGGTCGGTCACCGGTGCCGCGGCGGGGCCGGGGGACGGTCCCGGCGACGACGCCCAGGCGTCCGCCCCCGCATCCAGCCATTCGCCCGCCCCCGCACCCCCCTCTGCATCCGCACCCGCTCACACCTCCGCTTCCGCACCCGACGAGGCTCCCCTCCCGTGA
- a CDS encoding dihydrofolate reductase family protein, whose protein sequence is MRRLFPLPAPSAPAPAAENTEVGALDPADRAWPLHELADAYAYPAADDPVRSGRTGWLRANMVSSVDGAAHHEGRSQPLSSDADMRIFGVLRGLADAVVVGAETVRQEGYRPARAREAFAARRAAAGQGPAPAIAVVTAGLALDFTLPLFTEPLVPTLLLTGAGAPADRVAQARAAGAEVLFAGEGQGVDPARVTGVLAGRGHTRLLTEGGPMLLGQFAAAGALDELCLSLAPVVAVGDAPRIMNGPAVPVPERFALASVLEEGGFLFTRYRRA, encoded by the coding sequence ATGCGACGCCTGTTCCCTCTCCCCGCCCCGTCCGCACCGGCCCCTGCCGCCGAGAACACCGAGGTGGGGGCGCTCGACCCCGCGGACCGTGCCTGGCCGCTGCACGAGCTGGCCGACGCCTACGCGTACCCGGCGGCGGACGACCCGGTGCGCTCGGGGCGCACCGGGTGGCTGCGGGCGAACATGGTGTCCTCCGTGGACGGCGCGGCCCATCACGAGGGCCGCTCGCAGCCGCTCTCCAGCGATGCCGATATGCGGATCTTCGGGGTGCTGCGGGGCCTCGCGGATGCGGTGGTGGTGGGCGCGGAGACGGTGCGGCAGGAGGGCTACCGGCCGGCCCGCGCCCGTGAGGCCTTCGCCGCCCGCCGGGCCGCCGCCGGCCAGGGCCCGGCCCCCGCCATCGCCGTGGTGACCGCCGGCCTCGCGCTCGACTTCACCCTGCCGCTGTTCACCGAGCCGCTGGTCCCCACCCTGCTGCTGACCGGCGCGGGCGCGCCCGCGGACCGGGTGGCACAGGCCCGTGCCGCGGGCGCCGAGGTGCTGTTCGCCGGCGAGGGGCAGGGCGTCGATCCGGCCCGGGTGACCGGGGTGCTGGCCGGACGGGGGCACACCCGGCTGCTGACGGAGGGCGGGCCGATGCTGCTGGGGCAGTTCGCGGCGGCCGGCGCGCTGGACGAGCTGTGCCTGTCGCTGGCCCCGGTGGTTGCCGTGGGTGACGCGCCGAGGATCATGAACGGTCCTGCTGTTCCGGTACCGGAGCGGTTCGCCCTGGCGTCCGTACTGGAGGAGGGCGGGTTCCTCTTCACTCGCTACCGCCGGGCATGA
- the zapE gene encoding cell division protein ZapE, translating to MSPSQHSSPQPDPIAGPPADGDDAAPAALTARAPHVPADRLVAEMVPPPRFQGARFDTYIPDPKQPSQAEAVQVLSDFAESIDAGQAGSGKRRWFARKPAAPRGPRGVYLDGGYGVGKTHLLASLWHATPAPAERKAFGTFVELTNLVGALGFQQTVRTLGEHKLLCIDEFELDDPGDTVLVSTLLGKLVDAGVALAASSNTLPGKLGEGRFAAADFLREIQGLSAHFRPLRIDGEDYRHRGLPEAPAPYDDETVTRTAYRTPGASLDDFPSLLEHLSKVHSSRYGAMCDGIEAVCLTDVQAVPDQSTALRLVVLADRLYDREVPVLTSGKAFDELFSEEMLRGGYRKKYFRAISRLTALARDAGTLVADGSR from the coding sequence GTGTCGCCTTCCCAGCACTCCTCCCCGCAGCCCGACCCGATAGCCGGACCGCCGGCCGACGGGGACGACGCGGCGCCCGCCGCGCTCACCGCCCGCGCCCCGCACGTCCCGGCCGACCGCCTGGTGGCCGAGATGGTGCCGCCGCCACGCTTCCAGGGCGCCCGCTTCGACACCTACATCCCGGACCCGAAGCAGCCCAGCCAGGCCGAGGCCGTCCAGGTCCTGAGCGACTTCGCGGAGAGCATCGACGCCGGGCAGGCCGGCTCGGGCAAGCGGCGCTGGTTCGCCAGGAAGCCCGCGGCCCCCCGGGGCCCGCGCGGCGTCTACCTGGACGGCGGCTACGGCGTCGGCAAGACCCACCTGCTCGCCTCGCTGTGGCACGCCACCCCCGCCCCGGCCGAGCGCAAGGCCTTCGGCACCTTCGTCGAGCTGACCAACCTCGTCGGCGCGCTCGGCTTCCAGCAGACCGTCCGCACCCTCGGCGAGCACAAGCTGCTGTGCATCGACGAGTTCGAGCTGGACGATCCCGGTGACACAGTCCTGGTCTCCACCCTGCTCGGCAAGCTGGTCGACGCCGGGGTGGCGCTGGCCGCCAGCTCCAACACCCTGCCCGGCAAGCTGGGCGAGGGCCGGTTCGCCGCGGCCGACTTCCTGCGGGAGATCCAGGGTCTGAGCGCTCACTTCCGTCCGCTGCGGATCGACGGCGAGGACTACCGCCACCGCGGCCTGCCCGAGGCGCCCGCCCCGTACGACGACGAGACGGTCACCCGCACGGCGTACCGCACGCCCGGCGCCTCCCTCGACGACTTCCCCTCCCTGCTGGAGCACCTGTCGAAGGTGCACTCCAGCCGCTACGGCGCGATGTGCGACGGCATCGAGGCGGTCTGCCTCACCGACGTCCAGGCGGTGCCCGACCAGTCCACCGCGCTGCGTCTGGTCGTCCTCGCGGACCGGCTCTACGACCGCGAGGTGCCGGTGCTGACCTCCGGCAAGGCCTTCGACGAGCTGTTCAGCGAGGAGATGCTGCGCGGCGGCTACCGCAAGAAGTACTTCCGGGCGATCTCCCGGCTGACGGCCCTGGCGCGCGACGCGGGCACCCTGGTGGCCGACGGCTCCCGGTAG
- a CDS encoding ABC transporter ATP-binding protein — MSLELTDVTLTYPDGDARLTALDKVSLTVPAGRLTAVIGPSGSGKSSLLAVAATLISPDRGRVVIDGTDTAGLGRAALTTLRRTAIGTVFQQPSLLPSLTAAEQLQVMAHLDGRASRTARARTRARARELLSAVGLEGRADRRPHQLSGGQRQRVNIARALMNEPAVLLVDEPTSALDHERGAAVLTLLRTLTRQRATATVLVTHDPAHLDVADTVAEVRDGRLRPRSVTRP, encoded by the coding sequence ATGAGCCTCGAACTGACCGATGTCACCCTCACCTACCCCGACGGCGACGCCCGGCTGACGGCGCTGGACAAGGTCTCGCTGACCGTGCCCGCCGGGCGTCTGACCGCGGTGATCGGCCCGTCCGGATCCGGCAAGTCCAGCCTGCTCGCGGTCGCCGCCACACTGATCTCCCCGGACCGCGGACGGGTGGTGATCGACGGCACGGACACCGCGGGGCTCGGCCGGGCCGCGCTGACGACGCTGCGCCGCACCGCCATCGGCACGGTCTTCCAGCAGCCCAGTCTGCTCCCGTCGCTGACCGCCGCCGAACAGCTGCAGGTGATGGCCCACCTGGACGGGCGCGCGTCGCGTACGGCGCGGGCACGAACCCGGGCGCGGGCACGGGAGCTGCTGTCGGCGGTCGGACTGGAGGGCCGGGCCGACCGGCGGCCGCATCAGCTGTCGGGCGGTCAGCGGCAGCGGGTCAATATCGCGCGGGCACTGATGAACGAGCCCGCGGTGCTGCTGGTGGACGAGCCGACCAGCGCCCTGGACCACGAGCGGGGCGCCGCGGTGCTCACGCTGCTGCGCACGCTCACCCGGCAGCGCGCCACCGCGACGGTGCTGGTCACCCACGACCCCGCCCATCTGGACGTGGCGGACACGGTCGCCGAGGTGCGGGACGGCCGGCTGCGCCCCCGGTCCGTCACCCGCCCCTGA
- a CDS encoding FtsX-like permease family protein, translating to MFVAWRDLRFAKGRFALMGTVIVLITVLVGLLSGLTAGLGRENTSAITALPADHLVFSAPADGRDVAFTDSRLTERTVRAWARVPGVRRADPLGVSTTKAESGGRTAAVSLFGVRPGSEPAPARVADGAAVLSSKAAASLGVRAGGTLTLGGRTVRVAAVSGAAMYAHTPVVWTSLEDWRRLAGGTGAAAGDHPASGEQPAPGGNGASAGNGAPDGTVGATFLALSTSGTAGLAAADRALGTRTVAAEDALQAIGSYSAENGSLQLMRGFLFAISALVIGAFFTVWTIQRGSDVAVLKALGASTRSLLRDALGQAVVLLMAGTALGSAVVAAVGAGIGGTVPFVLAPATVLTPALIMIALGAAGAALAIRRITSVDPLTALGSAR from the coding sequence GTGTTCGTCGCCTGGAGGGACCTGAGATTCGCCAAGGGACGGTTCGCCCTGATGGGCACCGTCATCGTGCTGATCACGGTGCTGGTGGGGTTGCTGTCGGGCCTGACTGCGGGCCTGGGCCGGGAGAACACCTCGGCGATCACCGCGCTGCCCGCCGACCACCTGGTGTTCTCGGCGCCCGCCGACGGCAGGGACGTCGCCTTCACCGATTCGCGGCTGACGGAGCGGACCGTACGGGCCTGGGCGCGGGTGCCGGGCGTACGGCGCGCCGACCCGCTGGGGGTCTCGACGACGAAGGCCGAGTCCGGCGGCCGGACCGCCGCGGTGTCGCTGTTCGGCGTGCGGCCGGGCTCGGAGCCGGCGCCTGCGCGAGTGGCTGACGGCGCGGCGGTGCTGTCCTCGAAGGCCGCCGCCTCGCTGGGAGTGCGGGCCGGGGGAACGCTGACGCTCGGCGGCCGCACGGTCCGGGTGGCGGCGGTGTCGGGCGCGGCGATGTACGCCCATACGCCGGTGGTCTGGACGTCGCTGGAGGACTGGCGGCGGCTGGCGGGCGGCACCGGGGCGGCCGCCGGTGACCACCCCGCCTCCGGTGAACAGCCGGCCCCCGGCGGGAACGGCGCATCCGCGGGAAACGGCGCACCCGACGGCACCGTCGGAGCGACCTTCCTCGCCCTCTCGACCTCCGGCACCGCTGGTCTGGCGGCCGCCGACCGGGCACTCGGCACCAGGACCGTCGCCGCCGAGGACGCCCTGCAGGCCATCGGCTCGTACTCCGCCGAGAACGGGTCCCTGCAGCTGATGCGCGGCTTTCTGTTCGCCATCTCCGCGCTGGTCATCGGGGCGTTCTTCACGGTGTGGACGATCCAGCGCGGCAGCGATGTCGCCGTGCTGAAGGCGCTGGGCGCCTCGACCCGCTCGCTGCTGCGGGACGCGCTCGGACAGGCCGTCGTGCTGCTGATGGCCGGGACCGCCCTGGGCAGCGCCGTGGTAGCCGCGGTGGGCGCCGGAATCGGCGGCACGGTGCCCTTTGTGCTCGCCCCGGCCACCGTGCTGACGCCCGCCCTGATCATGATCGCGCTGGGTGCCGCAGGCGCCGCGCTCGCCATCCGCCGCATCACGTCCGTGGACCCGCTGACCGCCCTGGGAAGTGCCCGATGA